One genomic segment of Mycolicibacterium psychrotolerans includes these proteins:
- a CDS encoding NADH:flavin oxidoreductase/NADH oxidase family protein produces the protein MTSLHEPLPLPCGQVLPNRIMKAALSEALGDRTNAPDHRLERLFASWGSGGYGLVITGNVMVDRRQLGEPGNVVIEDERDLDALSRWAKATKDGGVPIWVQLNHPGRQSNPLALGHTPVAPSAVPLNLPGSVTPRELTSAEIEDIIERFATAAAVCETAGFDGVQIHGAHGYLVAQFLSPLSNRRDDTWGGDPERRMRFLIEVVRRIRSRVSPGFAVGLKLNSADFQRGGFTEDESRGVLAALAGEGLDLIEISGGSYETPAMMGKAADSTRAREAYFLEYARTARELVGDIPLAVTGGFRSRAAMEEAVSTGDCDVIGLGRPTATTVDAAEAILSGRANTLAVHQVRAGMRGLLGRLVDLKSLDGILELSWHTDQLHRIGEGLAPDLNRGRIATAVAMVRRNGTVSLGRKRGL, from the coding sequence ATGACCTCCCTGCACGAACCACTGCCACTGCCCTGCGGCCAGGTGCTGCCGAACCGGATCATGAAAGCCGCGCTGAGCGAAGCGCTCGGCGACAGGACGAATGCCCCCGATCACCGTCTCGAACGGCTCTTCGCGAGCTGGGGCAGTGGCGGGTACGGCTTGGTCATCACGGGCAACGTCATGGTGGACCGCCGTCAGCTCGGCGAGCCCGGCAATGTCGTGATCGAAGACGAGCGTGACCTCGACGCGTTGTCCCGCTGGGCCAAAGCCACCAAGGACGGCGGCGTCCCCATTTGGGTCCAGCTGAATCATCCAGGGCGACAGTCCAATCCGCTGGCGCTCGGACACACGCCGGTGGCACCCAGTGCCGTCCCGCTCAATCTCCCGGGATCGGTCACGCCGCGCGAACTGACGTCGGCAGAGATCGAGGACATCATCGAACGGTTCGCCACAGCGGCCGCGGTGTGTGAGACGGCAGGATTCGACGGTGTCCAGATACACGGTGCCCACGGTTATCTGGTGGCCCAGTTCCTGTCGCCGCTGTCCAACCGGCGCGACGACACGTGGGGTGGAGATCCCGAGCGGCGGATGCGCTTCCTCATCGAGGTGGTGCGCCGCATCCGGTCGCGGGTCTCGCCCGGGTTCGCCGTCGGGCTCAAGCTGAACTCGGCGGACTTCCAGCGCGGGGGCTTCACCGAGGACGAGTCTCGCGGCGTGCTCGCCGCGCTCGCCGGTGAGGGCCTCGACCTCATCGAGATCAGCGGTGGAAGCTACGAGACGCCGGCGATGATGGGCAAGGCCGCGGACAGCACCCGGGCGCGCGAAGCGTACTTCCTCGAATACGCCCGCACGGCACGCGAGCTCGTCGGAGACATCCCGCTGGCGGTCACCGGAGGCTTCCGCTCGCGCGCCGCGATGGAGGAGGCGGTCTCTACCGGCGACTGCGACGTCATCGGCCTCGGCCGCCCCACCGCGACGACGGTCGACGCCGCCGAGGCCATCCTCAGCGGGCGGGCGAACACGCTGGCGGTGCACCAGGTGCGGGCGGGAATGCGTGGGCTGCTCGGCAGACTGGTCGACCTCAAGTCGCTCGACGGCATCCTCGAACTCAGTTGGCACACCGACCAGTTGCACCGTATCGGCGAAGGGCTCGCACCAGACCTGAACCGCGGCCGGATCGCCACGGCCGTGGCGATGGTGCGCCGCAACGGCACCGTGTCCCTCGGTCGCAAGCGCGGGTTGTAA